In one Ochotona princeps isolate mOchPri1 chromosome 16, mOchPri1.hap1, whole genome shotgun sequence genomic region, the following are encoded:
- the LOC131482208 gene encoding zinc finger protein 345 isoform X1 has product MESSWWEIMERLTKHSVECSSFRDDWECKSQFEREEIPQEGHFSQMILTEDMSTFRTQHQTIRSDEKLLECKECGKDFSFVSVLIRHQRIHTGEKPYECNECGKAFGSGANLAYHQRIHTGEKPYACKECGKAFGSGSNLTHHQRIHTGEKPYECRECGKAFSFGSGLIRHQIIHSGEKPYECKECGKSFNFESALTRHQRIHTGEKPYECKDCGKAFGSGSNLTQHRRIHTGEKPYVCKSCGMAFSSGSALTRHQRIHTGEKPYVCNECGKTFSFGSALTRHQRIHTGEKPYICKECGKAFNSGSDLTQHQRIHTGEKPYECKECEKAFRSGSKLIQHQRMHTGEKPYECKECGKTFGSSSDLIQHQRIHTVVKPYECKECGKTFGSGSKLIQHQLIHTGEKPYKCKQCGKSFNSGSALNRHQRIHTGKKPYECKECGKAFHGIWRLTQHRTVHTGEELYECKEHGKTFRRCSEISAT; this is encoded by the coding sequence ATGGAATCATCCTGGTGGGAGATAATGGAAAGACTTACAAAACACAGCGTTGAGTGTTCAAGTTTCAGAGATGATTGGGAATGTAAAAGCCAGtttgagagagaagagatacCTCAGGAAGGACATTTCAGTCAAATGATACTTACTGAAGACATGTCCACATTCAGGACCCAGCATCAGACCATTCGTAGTGATGAGAAACTCCTTGAATGTAAAGAATGTGGGAAGGATTTTAGTTTTGTGTCAGTCCTTATTCGACATCAGCGAATTCATACTGGTGAGAAACCTTATGAGTGTAACGAATGTGGCAAGGCTTTTGGTAGTGGTGCAAACCTTGCTTACCATCAGCGAATTCACACTGGCGAGAAGCCTTATGCATGTAAGGAGTGTGGCAAAGCCTTTGGTAGTGGCTCCAACCTTACCCATCATCAAAGAATTCATACTGGtgagaaaccctatgaatgtagggagtgtgggaaagcctttagTTTTGGATCAGGCCTTATTCGACATCAGATCATTCACAGTGGTGAAAAGCCGTATGAATGTAAGGAGTGTGGGAAGTCATTCAATTTTGAATCAGCCCTCACCCGGCATCAAAGGATTCACACAggtgagaaaccttatgaatgcaaaGATTGTGGGAAAGCTTTTGGCAGTGGTTCCAACCTTACTCAGCATCGGAGGATTCATACTGGTGAGAAACCTTATGTATGTAAATCATGTGGCATGGCATTTAGTAGTGGTTCAGCTCTCACTCGGCATCAGAGAATTCATACCGGAGAAAAACCATATGTATGTAATGAATGTGGGAAGACCTTTAGTTTTGGATCAGCCCTGACTCGTCATCAAAGAATTCACACTGGTGAGAAACCTTACATATGTAAGGAATGTGGGAAGGCTTTTAATAGTGGCTCAGACCTCACTcagcatcagagaattcacactggtGAGAAACCCTATGAGTGTAAGGAGTGTGAGAAAGCCTTTAGAAGTGGTTCAAAACTCATTCAGCACCAAAGAAtgcacactggggaaaagccCTATGAATGCAAGGAATGTGGCAAGACCTTTGGTAGTAGTTCAGATCTTATAcaacatcagagaattcatactGTTGtgaaaccctatgaatgtaagGAATGTGGGAAGACTTTTGGTAGTGGCTCAAAACTTATCCAACATCAGCTAATTCATACTGGTGAAAAACCCTATAAATGTAAACAATGTGGAAAGTCTTTTAATAGTGGCTCAGCTCTTAACAGGCACCAGAGAATACACACTGGtaagaaaccttatgaatgtaaggaATGTGGGAAGGCTTTTCATGGTATCTGGAGGCTTACTCAACACCGGACAGTTCACACTGGCGAGGAACTTTATGAATGCAAGGAACATGGAAAGACTTTTCGGAGATGTTCAGAAATTTCAGCAACATAA